One window from the genome of Papilio machaon chromosome 6, ilPapMach1.1, whole genome shotgun sequence encodes:
- the LOC123721080 gene encoding uncharacterized protein LOC123721080, with product MLEKFWEDENVEIKTNKPYTLEELRAEQIYENTTTREPNGRYVVALPFKHDEPNLPTHTYERALDRFKRLEKKLSQDEKLSHEYNKVMREYLTLNHMEPVKERTRNERAIYLPHHAVLREDKITTKVRVVFDASSKGSNNISLNDELLIGPPLQEELRSILMRWRMHKICFTADIIKMYRQIRLRKEDTDYHRILWRFSDEEEIQDYRLLTVTFGTACAPYLAIKTLKQVAIDEDKDESLQEAQRAILNDFFVDDILSGSYDVETAIDIQSKVTKILQSGGFELQKWNSNSKQFMEEIENSKRASKNEIEPNIKDTTKTLGINWNTLTDKLQITNTVHNSKISLEPTITKRKVLTVIASLFDPMGWLAPSIIVAKIFMQKLWAAKISWDDELPASLRNEWRKYNSQLNKLSEINLDRWMGTSNTHRRFELHGFSDASAAAYAAVVYARVVQSNDEVKVSLIMSKTKVAPLKQVTLPRLELCAALLLTKLLKHVATALRVDETHTYAWSDSQVALCWINGDPNRWKPYVKNRVIEISNTFKPNWSYIPTKENPADPASRGVAPEKLKSHELWWQGPLFLKDKYIKRLTCEVPTTTLELKETVSCMTVKSQESEDVEILTLLTKYSSLRKLITVIAYCRRWLHLKNKDKVNTSFINFEEREEALTVCLKLSQGLEFRDEIENLKRGLPVQKKSRLLSLKPFLDKNEVLRVGGRLKHAHIQYQSKHPVIISKTNVLLPLLLADAHFNTLHGGPQLMLSYLRGKYWLINAGNTVKRFVRNCMICSRQRANNTTQMMGDLPECRVTPSRPFLISGVDFAGPIDVRMSKGRGAKSYRGYIALFICMATKAIHVEIVSDMTVDAFMAAFRRFISRRGPCREMWSDNGTTFVAASKEILEMWHQGKASIPKELESLLDSKSTKWRYIPPGSPNFGGLWEAGVKSIKYHIKRTIGEATLTFEELYTVLVQIEACLNSRPLSPMSDHPDDFEPLTPAHFLVGESLITVPERDLTDFKIHNLTRWRLLQKMMQSFWKKWHVEYLSRLQERPKWMQLKKEFNVGDLVLMKIPNLPPSKWFLGRIEKKYPGQDGITRTYDVRTKAGVYTRTVGKLCPLPDV from the coding sequence ATGTTAGAGAAATTTTGGGAAGACGAGAATGTGGAGATTAAAACTAACAAACCTTATACATTAGAAGAGTTACGAGCTGAGCAAATTTACGAGAATACTACAACACGAGAACCTAATGGAAGATACGTCGTCGCACTTCCGTTTAAGCACGAcgaacctaacctacctacacATACTTATGAGAGAGCACTAGACAGATTCAAGAGATTAGAGAAAAAACTATCACAAGATGAGAAACTGAGTCACGagtataataaagttatgagAGAGTATCTTACTTTAAATCACATGGAGCCGGTAAAAGAGAGAACGAGAAACGAGAGAGCCATATACCTACCGCACCATGCAGTATTGAGAGAAGATAAAATTACGACAAAAGTTAGAGTTGTGTTTGATGCTTCGAGTAAAGGAAGCAACAATATTTCACTTAATGATGAGTTATTAATTGGTCCACCGCTACAAGAAGAATTACGTAGTATTTTGATGAGATGGAGAATGCATAAGATTTGTTTTACAGCGGACATAATCAAAATGTACCGACAAATAAGACTGAGAAAGGAAGATACAGATTATCACAGAATATTATGGCGTTTTAGTGATGAAGAAGAAATACAAGATTATAGATTGCTAACAGTCACATTTGGCACAGCATGCGCGCCATACCTTgcaataaaaacacttaaacaAGTAGCGATAGACGAAGATAAGGATGAGTCATTACAAGAGGCACAGAGAGCTATTCTAAACGATTTTTTCGTCGATGACATTTTATCAGGAAGTTACGATGTAGAAACTGCAATCGACATTCAaagtaaagtaacaaaaatactaCAATCAGGAGGTTTTGAGCTACAAAAATGGAATTCTAatagtaaacaatttatgGAAGAGATCGAGAATAGTAAAAGAGCATCAAAAAATGAGATAGAGCCAAACATAAAAGATACAACAAAAACGTTAGGTATTAACTGGAATACACTAACTGACaagttacaaataacaaatacagtCCACAATTCGAAAATATCACTTGAACCAACTATAACTAAGAGAAAGGTACTTACCGTAATAGCTTCGCTATTCGATCCTATGGGTTGGTTAGCACCGAGTATTATTGTTGCCAAAATCTTCATGCAAAAACTGTGGGCAGCAAAGATTTCATGGGATGATGAGCTACCAGCCTCACTACGGAATGAATGGCGCAAATACAATTCTCAGTTAAACAAACtttctgaaataaatctagatagatggatgggtaCCTCGAATACACATCGTAGATTTGAATTGCATGGTTTTTCAGACGCTTCAGCAGCAGCATATGCCGCAGTGGTTTATGCTAGAGTTGTGCAATCCAATGATGAAGTCAAGGTTTCGTTGATAATGTCAAAAACAAAGGTAGCACCTTTAAAACAAGTAACGCTCCCACGTTTAGAATTATGTGCTGCTCTTCTGCtgacaaaacttttaaaacatgtcGCGACCGCATTGAGAGTTGATGAGACACATACTTACGCTTGGTCCGACTCACAAGTAGCATTATGTTGGATTAACGGCGATCCCAATAGATGGAAACCATATGTAAAGAATAGAGTGATTGAAATATCAAATACTTTCAAACCAAATTGGTCTTACATACCTACAAAAGAGAATCCTGCTGACCCAGCATCACGAGGAGTAGCgcctgaaaaattaaaatcccaTGAGTTGTGGTGGCAAGGTCCATTATTTCtaaaagataaatacataaaaagacTTACCTGTGAAGTACCAACTACTACATTGGAGCTAAAAGAAACAGTTTCTTGTATGACAGTTAAGTCGCAAGAGTCAGAAGATGTGGAAATACTTACcttattaactaaatattctTCTTTGAGAAAACTAATAACGGTGATAGCATACTGTAGACGATGGCTGCAcctgaaaaataaagataaggtTAATacatcatttataaattttgaggAAAGAGAAGAAGCACTTACCGTTTGTTTAAAGTTGTCACAAGGCTTAGAGTTTAGAGATGAAATTGAGAATTTGAAAAGGGGCTTACCTGTACAAAAGAAAAGtcgtttattatcattaaaaccGTTCTTGGATAAAAACGAAGTGTTAAGAGTCGGAGGTCGCCTAAAGCATGCTCACATTCAGTATCAGAGTAAACATCctgtaattatttcaaaaactaATGTACTCTTACCATTATTGTTAGCAGATGCTCATTTTAATACGCTACATGGAGGGCCACAATTAATGTTGTCATACTTACGTGGCAAATACTGGTTGATAAATGCAGGCAATACTGTAAAACGATTTGTGAGAAATTGCATGATTTGTTCGAGACAACGCGCCAATAACACTACACAGATGATGGGAGATTTACCAGAGTGTCGTGTTACTCCATCGAGACCATTTCTTATAAGTGGAGTTGATTTTGCAGGCCCTATAGACGTACGTATGAGCAAGGGCAGAGGAGCAAAATCCTATCGTGGctatatcgcattatttataTGCATGGCTACAAAGGCTATACACGTAGAGATCGTGAGTGACATGACCGTGGATGCGTTCATGGCTGCATTCAGACGTTTCATATCAAGAAGAGGTCCATGTAGAGAGATGTGGAGCGATAATGGAACTACATTCGTCGCTGCtagtaaagaaattttagaGATGTGGCACCAAGGCAAGGCATCGATACCAAAAGAACTTGAATCACTACTAGATTCCAAATCTACCAAATGGCGTTATATTCCACCGGGATCACCAAATTTCGGAGGATTATGGGAGGCCGGAGTGAAATCCATAAAATATCACATAAAGAGAACAATAGGAGAGGCAACACTTACCTTTGAGGAGTTGTACACCGTCCTCGTCCAAATCGAGGCGTGCCTAAATTCGCGACCGCTCTCTCCCATGAGTGATCATCCTGATGATTTTGAACCTTTAACCCCAGCACATTTTTTGGTTGGCGAATCACTGATCACAGTTCCTGAGCGAGATTTAACTGATTTcaaaatacacaatttaacaCGATGGAGACTTCTACAAAAGATGATGCAATCCTTTTGGAAAAAATGGCATGTCGAATATTTATCACGATTACAAGAGCGACCAAAATGGATGCAACTAAAGAAGGAGTTTAATGTCGGTGATTTAGTCCTTATGAAAATACCTAATCTGCCGCCAAGTAAATGGTTTCTTGGGCGCATTGAGAAAAAATATCCTGGCCAAGACGGAATAACGAGAACTTATGATGTACGAACAAAGGCAGGAGTCTACACGAGAACTGTTGGGAAACTATGCCCATTACCTGATGTTTAA
- the LOC106717930 gene encoding uncharacterized protein LOC106717930, with translation METLISEQEVTLELIKKIGVNFRKSSKSRLKVATIQVKVETLNEYWTKFRTTHFSIVQIATSEKKLKHKYFAIDMFGIGEEEYINTKSDMLEKIEELSEKAPELLEKNITHNQTQEVKLPKINIPQFSGNYHDWSTFRDLYTSLIHNNHSLSKVQKLHYLKSSITDEADQLLRQIQITERNYDVAWETLNNRYNNRRIIVQTILNRLFNQRKLSQSTAKGIKDLLDTTVECLNSLKNNDVETTNWDIIVIHLIVNKLDDESHKQWEEDVGELPIDILPTFEKFMKFLETRFRVYEMMSTTSVNVSRERNPSKTKSFITTNNTQHCPFCRQDHRLSACTEFAKLDVNKRIEHVQNARLCFNCLSPSHSAYYLEEV, from the coding sequence ATGGAGACCTTAATATCAGAACAAGAAGTTACTTtagaacttattaaaaaaatcggaGTAAATTTCAGAAAATCCTCTAAGTCAAGATTGAAAGTTGCTACAATTCAAGTGAAAGTTGAGACGTTAAATGAGTATTGGACGAAATTCAGAACAACACATTTTTCTATAGTGCAAATAGCTActtctgagaaaaaattaaagcataaaTATTTCGCTATAGACATGTTTGGCATAGGAGAAGAGGAATATATCAACACAAAATCAGACATGTTAGAGAAAATAGAGGAGTTAAGTGAGAAAGCACCTGAGTTAttagagaaaaatataacacataaCCAAACACAGGAAGTCAAGCtaccaaaaattaatataccCCAATTTTCTGGAAATTATCATGACTGGAGTACATTTAGAGATTTGTATACATCACTTATACATAACAATCATTCTTTATCCAAAGTTCAAAagctacattatttaaaatcaagtaTAACCGATGAGGCAGACCAATTATTAAGACAAATACAAATCACGGAAAGAAATTACGATGTTGCATGGGAGACTTTAAATAACAGATATAATAATCGAAGAATAATTGTTCAAACTATACTAAATCGACTCTTTAACCAAAGAAAACTATCCCAAAGTACAGCCAAAGGAATCAAAGATTTATTGGATACGACAGTCGAATGTCTTAACAGTTTAAAGAACAATGATGTGGAAACCACAAACTGGGACATCATAGTAATCCATTTGATAGTCAATAAGCTAGACGATGAATCACATAAGCAATGGGAAGAAGATGTTGGAGAGTTACCTATAGATATCTTACCCACTTTTGAGAAATTTATGAAATTCCTAGAGACAAGATTTAGAGTCTATGAGATGATGAGTACTACTTCAGTTAATGTGTCAAGAGAGAGAAACccttcaaaaacaaaatcatttattacaaCTAATAATACTCAACATTGTCCATTTTGCAGACAAGATCACCGCTTATCAGCATGCACAGAATTTGCGAAATTAGACGTGAACAAAAGAATTGAACATGTACAAAACGcgagattatgttttaattgtctATCACCGAGTCACAGTGCGTATTATCTGGAGGaggtataa
- the LOC106721344 gene encoding catalase, with amino-acid sequence MMLRGFFLVIIVAAGANENDPAGQQILIFKEKTKGPIGVMTTSAGAPIEYKDATVTLNSNLIFNEYFMDSLTHLVRERIPERLVHAKAGGAFGYFEVTHDITHICKAKLFSRIGKRTPIAARFSPVVVERGGIDTSRDARGFALKFYTEEGNFDIVGFNTPMYVYKDPLLFSTFVRAQKRNPATNLIDGNMLWDFLTLRPESLHMFLLVFGDRGIPDGYRHMPGFGIHTFEVVNEHGEKSFVRFHFIPNAGIKNLRSEEARKIAAVDPDYATRDLYRAIGNGDFPSWKVSIQVLSLDDVKNAGFDVFDVTRVLPLDDYPLKPVGIFVLNKNAINYFAEIEQLAFNPANLVPGILGGPDKVFEARRLAYRDAQYYRLGANFNRIPVNCPIQVKVLAYNRDGRPPVKDNEKDTPNYYPNSYNGAEAYVDKKRAELIEIYQDDPNNFHQATELYVNEMTKDERSRLVENILYSLGGAAKFLQERAVKLFSIIHSDLGDRIAEGLASNRTKHYHYDDGYFVY; translated from the exons ATGATGTTACGAGGTTTCTTTCTGGTTATAATCGTGGCGGCGGGAGCGAATGAAAATGACCCAGCTGGACAACAAATTTTGATCTTTAAGGAGAAGACGAAG gGGCCGATTGGTGTAATGACAACGAGTGCTGGTGCTCCAATAGAATACAAAGATGCTACTGTAACCCTCAACTCTAATCTTATATTCAACGAATACTTTATGGACTCACTAACACATCTTGTGCGAGAAAGAATACCAGAACGTCTAGTCCATGCGAAAGCAGGCGGTGCCTTTGGTTACTTCGAAGTGACCCATGACATTACTCACATTTGCAAAGCCAAGCTTTTTAGTAGAATCGGCAAAAGAACACCGATAGCAGCAAGATTTTCACCAGTAGTCGTTGAAAGAGGAGGAATAGATACTTCCAGAGATGCCAGAGGATTTGCTCTTAAGTTTTACACTGAAGAGGGTAACTTTGACATTGTAGGCTTCAATACGCCGATGTACGTGTACAAAGATCCTCTATTGTTCTCCACCTTTGTTAGAGCACAAAAAAGAAATCCAGCTACGAATCTCATCGATGGGAATATGCTTTGGGATTTCTTGACTTTGCGACCTGAAAGTTTACATATGTTTCTCTTAGTGTTTGGGGATCGAGGAATTCCCGATGGATATCGTCACATGCCTGGCTTTGGTATACATACATTTGAAGTTGTTAACGAACACGGAGAAAAAAGTTTCGTTAGATTCCATTTTATACCAAATGCTGGAATTAAAAACCTAAGATCCGAAGAAGCGAGAAAAATTGCAGCTGTCGATCCAGATTATGCTACTAGAGATTTATACAGAGCTATAGGTAATGGAGATTTTCCTAGTTGGAAAGTCAGTATACAGGTGTTATCTCTTGATGACGTCAAGAATGCAGGTTTTGATGTTTTCGATGTGACCAGAGTTTTACCTTTAGATGATTATCCACTGAAACCTGTTGGTATATTTGTACTAAACAAAAATGCAATAAACTATTTTGCTGAAATAGAGCAGCTAGCTTTTAATCCTGCTAATTTAGTGCCAGGAATATTAGGGGGTCCTGATAAAGTTTTTGAAGCTCGTCGTTTGGCTTACCGGGACGCTCAGTATTACCGTTTGGGAGCAAACTTTAACAGGATTCCTGTAAATTGTCCTATTCAAGTGAAAGTCCTGGCTTACAATCGTGACGGTAGACCTCCAGTTAAAGACAATGAAAAAGATACTCCGAATTATTATCCAAATTCGTATAACGGAGCTGAAGCATATGTGGATAAGAAAAGAGCcgaattaattgaaatataccaAGATGATCCAAATAATTTCCATCAAGCTACGGAATTGTACGTAAATGAGATGACGAAGGATGAACGAAGTCGCCTTGTCGAAAACATACTGTATAGTTTAGGAGGCGCAGCAAAATTCTTACAAGAAAGAGCGGTCaagttattttctattatacaTTCAGATTTAGGCGATCGAATTGCAGAAGGTCTAGCAtcaaatagaacaaaacaTTATCATTACGATGAtggttattttgtttactaa
- the LOC106721353 gene encoding dnaJ homolog dnj-5, with the protein MARSPTDDLRFGDIPLNSWNFCTETGDNNQPAPMNERKPTPIPSNTATMAENNIYNTPNYSKDVYLNKHHFNVQTNECIGNKEENCSYNVPNGSIGNANYGNAMLKLDNGQLVRVFYDENNQQLIFPKSGQYELFNNNQGLCDMSMQQHNLFNMNQDFSVPNNVHIPPPTNVPSNSFCQENMNVQSNMQTSNFIKEVIGNWEPNSSGTYSPFGQNYPLKHPEAPSLNILPNNTILDPITQSLKSESSPKRNENSPLADTSNKKRIVAEVKPMRPSYSDVLAKNTKNNPQPENTRKVKPQGVENKNKLSSKNDKPLTNAKCNDDKHKIDKKQANTVSSGSESGDINADDTDRNKKANKKSKNKRSNMTRRWSSLDDLNDENGMKFEKSNESQFVFIQNNSDKSHKKDKKENKTKNVEKSNIENDFKIDDDEDDQSQFILHNGQTETAKVKKRKEGRSYHKTPKPAQDKKKPNQNKFRRNKPGYLGLAQNWLEHWADVTWKAIVWFFYLLSDICGMSLHLSFDLCTSAFTQTYMSSQAVWRSSKDWLSKMADNKFLLYIDRKLGHTYFGFWRKLKWFKKETEIETNSNATKLNTNIPLPATGEEAMKRLLACKGKDPYSILGVSVTCSDEDIKRYYRRQAFLVHPDKNPQPGAEEAFKILQHAFDLIGEPELREAYERHALESRHVEAAWSELSQLLTQLQDKMEFAANTIRCTNCGRRHKRVLTDRPCYAARYCAQCKIRHSAKEGDIWAESSLMGLLVMYYACMDGGVYQITQWASCQKKNLKQLRPDWHVVQYRIVLGNKAADVHHSPAAAPTGHDPNLEEFLNNLYSKSGASANNASKPADVDKRRRARKQKP; encoded by the exons atggcAAGGTCGCCGACTGATGATTTAAGATTCGGCGACATACCGCTCAATAGTTGGAATTTCTGCACGGAAACAGGTGACAACAATCAACCTGCTCCAATGAACGAGAGAAAACCCACGCCGATCCCAAGCAATACCGCCACAATGGcagaaaataacatttacaacaCTCCAAACTACAGCAAAGATGTTTATCTAAAtaaacatcattttaatgttcaaACTAACGAATGCATTggaaataaagaagaaaactgTTCGTATAATGTACCTAATGGTTCAATAGGTAACGCAAACTATGGTAATGCGATGCTTAAGCTAGATAATGGCCAGCTGGTAAGAGTGTTCTATGATGAAAACAATCAACAACTTATCTTCCCTAAATCTGGGCAGTACGAATTGTTTAACAACAACCAGGGACTATGTGATATGTCGATGCAACAACacaacttatttaatatgaatcAAGATTTTTCTGTCCCTAACAATGTTCATATTCCCCCTCCTACTAATGTACCGAGTAACTCATTTTGTCAAGAAAATATGAATGTGCAGTCAAATATGCAAACATCAAACTTCATAAAAGAAGTGATAGGTAACTGGGAGCCAAACTCATCAGGCACATATTCACCATTTGGACAAAATTATCCACTGAAACATCCTGAAGCAccatctttaaatattttaccaaaCAACACTATATTGGATCCAATTACTCAATCACTGAAGTCGGAGAGCTCACCGAAGAGAAATGAGAATAGTCCTTTGGCTGATACAAGTAACAAGAAGCGCATTGTTGCAGAGGTAAAGCCAATGCGACCCTCATACTCAGATGTGCTCgctaaaaatactaaaaacaaCCCCCAACCCGAAAATACTAGAAAAGTAAAACCACAAggtgttgaaaataaaaataaactaagttCCAAAAATGATAAGCCCCTTACTAATGCAAAGTGTAATGATGATAAgcataaaattgataaaaaacaaGCAAACACTGTATCCTCTGGCAGTGAATCAGGAGACATCAATGCAGATGATACAGACAGAAACAAAAAGGCAAACAAGAAGTCGAAAAACAAACGTAGTAATATGACTCGCAGATGGTCATCTCTTGATGACTTAAATGATGAAAACggaatgaaatttgaaaaatctaATGAAAGTCAATTTGTCTTCATACAAAACAACAGTGATAAATCTcataaaaaagataagaaagaaaacaaaacaaagaatgTGGAGAAGAGTAACATTGAAAATGATTTCAAGatagatgatgatgaagatgatCAGTCACAATTCATCCTGCACAATGGCCAAACTGAAACAGCTAAAGTGAAGAAGAGAAAAGAGGGTCGGAGTTATCACAAAACACCAAAACCAGCTCAGGATAAAAAGAAACCGAACCAGAACAAATTCAGAAGGAACAAGCCTGGCTACTTGGGTTTGGCTCAGAACTGGCTGGAGCATTGGGCTGATGTGACTTGGAAGGCAATTGTATGGTTCTTCTATCTGCTTTCTGATATATGTGGCATGAGTTTACATCTATCTTTTGACCT cTGCACATCAGCATTTACCCAGACATACATGAGCTCACAGGCGGTGTGGCGCAGCAGTAAGGACTGGCTCTCCAAGATGGCAGATAACAAGTTCCTACTCTACATTGACAGGAAACTCGGACACACATACTTTGGATTTTGGAGAAAACTTAAATGGTTCAAGAAAG aaacaGAAATTGAAACAAACAGCAATGCAACTAAATTGAACACAAACATACCATTGCCTGCCACTGGGGAAGAAGCTATGAAAAGATTACTTGCTTGTAAAGGAAAAGACCCATACAG TATCTTAGGTGTGAGCGTGACATGCTCCGACGAAGACATAAAGAGATACTACAGGAGACAGGCGTTCCTCGTGCACCCTGACAAGAACCCTCAGCCCGGTGCCGAAGAGGCCTTCAAGATACTGCAGCACGCGTTCGACCTCATAGGGGAACCG GAATTAAGAGAAGCGTATGAGCGTCACGCGCTCGAATCTCGGCACGTGGAAGCCGCTTGGAGTGAGCTCAGTCAGCTGCTGACACAGTTGCAAGACAAAATGGAATTTGCTGCTAACACAATAAG ATGTACGAACTGCGGACGACGACACAAGCGCGTACTGACAGACAGGCCGTGTTACGCCGCCCGCTACTGTGCGCAGTGCAAGATCCGACACTCCGCTAAAGAG GGTGACATCTGGGCGGAGTCCAGTCTGATGGGTCTGCTGGTGATGTACTACGCGTGTATGGACGGTGGTGTCTACCAGATCACGCAGTGGGCCAGCTGTCAG